The proteins below come from a single Juglans regia cultivar Chandler chromosome 12, Walnut 2.0, whole genome shotgun sequence genomic window:
- the LOC109004998 gene encoding (R)-mandelonitrile lyase-like isoform X1: protein MARPIFFWLRLFSLLMFFGAVVSNDRLLLPLQPPHQDPSYLKFMFNATELPSEDYYDYIIVGGGTAGCPLAATLSHKYKVLVLERGGVAYGEPNLMNREGFLTTLMEADAFVSPAQAFTSEDGVPNARGRVLGGSSAINAGFYSRADPGFYHKSGVHWNLKVVNQSYEWVERAIVFRPELKNWQSAIRDGLLEAGVDPYNGFSLDHLVGTKIGGSTFDKTGKRHTAADLLRYAKPSNIKVAVYATVERVLLASSSGRAGSRQSAIGVVYRDRHGRYHHAMVSKQGEVILSAGAIGSPQLLLLSGIGPRPYLSSWGIPVAHHLPHVGQYLYDNPRNGISFVTPIPLEHSLIQVVGITESGAYIEAASNVIPFASPPRSIFIQTPSAPLYLPVATLMEKIIGPLSCGSLRLASTDVRVSPIVRFNYFQNRVDLERCVNGTRKIGDVLRSRSLEDFKFRNWVGGHDFRFVGPALPVDQSNQHQMEDFCRRTVSTIWHYHGGCVVGKVVDGDFRVLGIDGLRVVDGSAIGVSPGTNPQATILMLGRYVGLKIMRERKKIHK from the exons ATGGCGAGACCCATTTTCTTTTGGCTACGGTTATTTTCACTTTTGATGTTCTTCGGTGCGGTTGTTTCTAATGATAGACTACTACTACCGCTACAGCCGCCTCACCAAG ACCCAAGTTACCTCAAGTTTATGTTCAATGCTACCGAACTCCCATCCGAAGACTACTATGATTACATCATTGTTGGGGGCGGCACAGCTGGTTGCCCATTGGCTGCAACACTGTCGCATAAATACAAGGTACTGGTGCTCGAACGAGGCGGTGTTGCCTATGGAGAGCCCAATTTGATGAACCGCGAAGGTTTCTTGACCACGCTCATGGAAGCCGATGCGTTCGTCTCCCCTGCCCAAGCCTTCACATCCGAAGATGGGGTCCCCAATGCCCGAGGACGGGTTCTCGGAGGCAGCAGTGCGATAAATGCAGGGTTCTATAGCCGAGCTGATCCGGGGTTTTATCACAAATCGGGTGTGCATTGGAATCTCAAAGTTGTGAACCAGTCCTATGAGTGGGTTGAGAGGGCGATTGTGTTTAGACCAGAGCTCAAGAATTGGCAATCGGCAATTCGAGATGGATTATTAGAAGCTGGTGTTGATCCCTATAATGGGTTTAGTTTGGATCACTTGGTGGGAACCAAGATTGGTGGTTCGACTTTCGACAAAACTGGGAAGAGACACACTGCAGCCGATCTTTTGAGGTATGCAAAACCTTCTAATATTAAAGTTGCCGTTTATGCAACTGTGGAAAGAGTACTACTGGCTTCATCTTCAGGGCGCGCGGGCTCGAGGCAATCAGCAATCGGAGTTGTTTATCGTGATCGTCATGGGAGGTATCACCACGCGATGGTAAGCAAACAAGGTGAGGTGATCCTTTCTGCTGGCGCCATTGGAAGCCCACAGCTACTGCTGTTGAGTGGCATTGGTCCCCGGCCTTATCTATCGTCTTGGGGAATTCCGGTGGCTCATCATCTTCCTCATGTTGGGCAGTACCTTTACGATAATCCCAGGAATGGCATCTCATTTGTAACACCAATTCCACTAGAACACTCACTGATACAAGTGGTTGGAATCACCGAGTCCGGGGCTTACATCGAAGCAGCTTCCAATGTCATCCCTTTTGCATCCCCTCCTCGCTCCATATTCATACAGACACCGTCCGCCCCTCTGTATCTCCCTGTGGCTACTCTCATGGAGAAGATTATTGGGCCACTTTCATGTGGATCACTGAGACTAGCTTCAACAGATGTCAGGGTGAGTCCAATTGTTCGATTCAATTATTTTCAGAACCGAGTGGACCTCGAACGTTGTGTGAATGGCACACGCAAGATTGGTGATGTGCTGAGGAGCCGGTCCTTGGAGGATTTCAAGTTTAGGAACTGGGTTGGTGGTCATGATTTCAGGTTTGTGGGACCTGCATTGCCTGTTGACCAATCTAACCAACATCAGATGGAAGATTTCTGCCGCCGCACAGTTAGTACCATATGGCACTACCATGGGGGCTGTGTTGTGGGGAAGGTTGTTGATGGCGACTTTCGGGTCTTAGGTATCGATGGACTCCGAGTTGTTGATGGGTCGGCGATTGGAGTGTCGCCGGGGACAAATCCTCAGGCCACTATATTGATGTTGGGACG ATATGTTGGGCTGAAGATAATGAGAGAGCGGAAGAAGATACATAAATGA
- the LOC109004998 gene encoding (R)-mandelonitrile lyase-like isoform X2: protein MFNATELPSEDYYDYIIVGGGTAGCPLAATLSHKYKVLVLERGGVAYGEPNLMNREGFLTTLMEADAFVSPAQAFTSEDGVPNARGRVLGGSSAINAGFYSRADPGFYHKSGVHWNLKVVNQSYEWVERAIVFRPELKNWQSAIRDGLLEAGVDPYNGFSLDHLVGTKIGGSTFDKTGKRHTAADLLRYAKPSNIKVAVYATVERVLLASSSGRAGSRQSAIGVVYRDRHGRYHHAMVSKQGEVILSAGAIGSPQLLLLSGIGPRPYLSSWGIPVAHHLPHVGQYLYDNPRNGISFVTPIPLEHSLIQVVGITESGAYIEAASNVIPFASPPRSIFIQTPSAPLYLPVATLMEKIIGPLSCGSLRLASTDVRVSPIVRFNYFQNRVDLERCVNGTRKIGDVLRSRSLEDFKFRNWVGGHDFRFVGPALPVDQSNQHQMEDFCRRTVSTIWHYHGGCVVGKVVDGDFRVLGIDGLRVVDGSAIGVSPGTNPQATILMLGRYVGLKIMRERKKIHK, encoded by the exons ATGTTCAATGCTACCGAACTCCCATCCGAAGACTACTATGATTACATCATTGTTGGGGGCGGCACAGCTGGTTGCCCATTGGCTGCAACACTGTCGCATAAATACAAGGTACTGGTGCTCGAACGAGGCGGTGTTGCCTATGGAGAGCCCAATTTGATGAACCGCGAAGGTTTCTTGACCACGCTCATGGAAGCCGATGCGTTCGTCTCCCCTGCCCAAGCCTTCACATCCGAAGATGGGGTCCCCAATGCCCGAGGACGGGTTCTCGGAGGCAGCAGTGCGATAAATGCAGGGTTCTATAGCCGAGCTGATCCGGGGTTTTATCACAAATCGGGTGTGCATTGGAATCTCAAAGTTGTGAACCAGTCCTATGAGTGGGTTGAGAGGGCGATTGTGTTTAGACCAGAGCTCAAGAATTGGCAATCGGCAATTCGAGATGGATTATTAGAAGCTGGTGTTGATCCCTATAATGGGTTTAGTTTGGATCACTTGGTGGGAACCAAGATTGGTGGTTCGACTTTCGACAAAACTGGGAAGAGACACACTGCAGCCGATCTTTTGAGGTATGCAAAACCTTCTAATATTAAAGTTGCCGTTTATGCAACTGTGGAAAGAGTACTACTGGCTTCATCTTCAGGGCGCGCGGGCTCGAGGCAATCAGCAATCGGAGTTGTTTATCGTGATCGTCATGGGAGGTATCACCACGCGATGGTAAGCAAACAAGGTGAGGTGATCCTTTCTGCTGGCGCCATTGGAAGCCCACAGCTACTGCTGTTGAGTGGCATTGGTCCCCGGCCTTATCTATCGTCTTGGGGAATTCCGGTGGCTCATCATCTTCCTCATGTTGGGCAGTACCTTTACGATAATCCCAGGAATGGCATCTCATTTGTAACACCAATTCCACTAGAACACTCACTGATACAAGTGGTTGGAATCACCGAGTCCGGGGCTTACATCGAAGCAGCTTCCAATGTCATCCCTTTTGCATCCCCTCCTCGCTCCATATTCATACAGACACCGTCCGCCCCTCTGTATCTCCCTGTGGCTACTCTCATGGAGAAGATTATTGGGCCACTTTCATGTGGATCACTGAGACTAGCTTCAACAGATGTCAGGGTGAGTCCAATTGTTCGATTCAATTATTTTCAGAACCGAGTGGACCTCGAACGTTGTGTGAATGGCACACGCAAGATTGGTGATGTGCTGAGGAGCCGGTCCTTGGAGGATTTCAAGTTTAGGAACTGGGTTGGTGGTCATGATTTCAGGTTTGTGGGACCTGCATTGCCTGTTGACCAATCTAACCAACATCAGATGGAAGATTTCTGCCGCCGCACAGTTAGTACCATATGGCACTACCATGGGGGCTGTGTTGTGGGGAAGGTTGTTGATGGCGACTTTCGGGTCTTAGGTATCGATGGACTCCGAGTTGTTGATGGGTCGGCGATTGGAGTGTCGCCGGGGACAAATCCTCAGGCCACTATATTGATGTTGGGACG ATATGTTGGGCTGAAGATAATGAGAGAGCGGAAGAAGATACATAAATGA